In Vicinamibacteria bacterium, a genomic segment contains:
- a CDS encoding glutamate-cysteine ligase family protein — MSRNDPLRLFEGYGVELEYILVRSEDLAVAPISDLVLRGIAGETVCEVEVDTISWSNELVMHLVELKNTHPSSTLAELGPLFAEHVRRMNRFLEPMNAQLMPSGAHPFMNPREETRLWPHEGSEIYQAFDRVFDCRRHGWANLQSVQLNLSFGDDEEFGRLHAAIRLLLPVMAGLAASTPVLEGELTGLLDTRLEVYRTNSEAIPSVAGRVVPEPVFTRSEYEKEIFEPIYRDIESHDPAGTLRHPWLNARGAIAQFPRDAIEIRVLDMQECPQADVAVCCAVAAAVKAIVAERWTDYADQRSWKVDPLVEIFRATLRDAERTVLRDRNYLESFGFPGKDATVQELWIHLIEEISGTFAGLEAEHLRIILERGPLARRMLLALGTRPHRRDIEEVFRALCRCLETGDSFTEP; from the coding sequence ATGAGCCGCAACGATCCCCTCCGCCTATTCGAAGGCTATGGGGTGGAGCTCGAGTACATCCTCGTCCGCTCCGAGGATCTGGCAGTGGCCCCGATTTCGGACCTGGTTCTGCGAGGGATCGCGGGTGAGACGGTCTGCGAAGTCGAAGTCGACACCATCTCCTGGTCGAACGAGCTGGTGATGCACCTCGTCGAGCTCAAGAATACCCACCCCAGCTCGACGCTCGCCGAGCTCGGCCCTTTGTTCGCCGAGCACGTACGGAGAATGAATCGATTCCTCGAGCCGATGAACGCCCAGCTGATGCCGAGCGGGGCCCATCCCTTCATGAATCCTCGGGAGGAGACTCGCCTGTGGCCCCACGAGGGATCCGAGATCTACCAGGCGTTCGACCGCGTCTTCGACTGCCGCCGACATGGATGGGCCAATCTCCAGAGCGTCCAGCTCAACTTGTCCTTCGGGGACGACGAGGAGTTCGGCCGGCTCCATGCGGCGATTCGGCTGCTGCTTCCGGTGATGGCCGGGCTCGCGGCGAGCACGCCGGTCTTGGAGGGGGAGTTGACAGGACTGCTCGACACCCGCCTCGAGGTCTACCGAACCAACTCCGAAGCCATTCCCTCGGTCGCCGGCCGGGTCGTTCCCGAGCCGGTTTTTACCCGCAGCGAGTACGAGAAGGAGATCTTCGAGCCGATTTATCGCGACATCGAGTCTCACGATCCCGCGGGCACGTTACGTCATCCATGGCTCAACGCTCGCGGCGCCATCGCGCAGTTTCCCCGTGACGCCATCGAGATCCGCGTGCTCGACATGCAGGAGTGCCCTCAGGCCGACGTTGCCGTCTGCTGCGCGGTCGCGGCGGCGGTGAAGGCGATCGTGGCGGAGAGGTGGACCGACTACGCCGACCAGCGGAGCTGGAAGGTCGATCCCCTGGTCGAGATTTTTCGCGCAACGCTCCGCGACGCGGAACGTACGGTGCTGCGAGACCGCAATTACCTGGAGAGCTTCGGATTTCCCGGCAAGGATGCGACGGTCCAAGAGCTCTGGATTCACCTGATCGAGGAGATTTCCGGCACGTTCGCCGGACTCGAAGCCGAGCACCTCCGCATCATTCTCGAGCGTGGACCCCTGGCGCGCCGAATGCTTTTAGCCCTGGGCACTCGCCCGCACCGTCGAGACATCGAGGAGGTGTTCCGAGCCCTCTGCCGGTGTCTCGAGACTGGTGATTCCTTTACCGAGCCATGA